In one window of Tenrec ecaudatus isolate mTenEca1 chromosome 3, mTenEca1.hap1, whole genome shotgun sequence DNA:
- the YIPF7 gene encoding LOW QUALITY PROTEIN: protein YIPF7 (The sequence of the model RefSeq protein was modified relative to this genomic sequence to represent the inferred CDS: substituted 1 base at 1 genomic stop codon), with product MSNLGQFDSDFYQSNYTIDNQEQSCNDADAYDSVYGSRKDHASELPQPASFVPSGMLTPSGYTGQLFQPASNPDYYSQSPYIDSFDEEPPLLEDKSRKXLGINFDHIWQKTLTVLNPLKPADGSIMNETDLAGPILFCLALGATLLMAGKVQFGYVYGMSAIGCIGIHALLNLMSSSEVSYGCVASVLGYCLLPMVILSSCAGFFSLQGTTGTMSALVIIGWCSLSASKIFISALAMEGQQLLVAYPCALLYGLFALLTVF from the exons ATGTCAAACTTGGGACAATTTGACTCTGACTTTTATCAGTCTAATTATACTATTGATAATCAGGAGCAGAGTTGTAATGATGCTGATGCCTATGATTCTGTGTATGGATCTAGAAA GGACCACGCAAGTGAGCTGCCTCAGCCTGCCTCCTTTGTTCCATCAGGGATGCTCACCCCATCGGGTTACACAGGACAACTTTTTCAACCAGCTTCAAACCCGGATTATTATTCCCAATCTCCTTACATTGACAGTTTTGATGAAGAGCCTCCTTTGCTAGAAGATAAGTCAAGGAAGT aACTTGGAATCAATTTTGATCACATTTGGCAAAAAACGTTGACAGTGTTAAATCCATTGAAACCAGCAGATGGCAGCATTATGAATGAAACAGACCTAGCGGGACCCATCCTGTTTTGCCTCGCCCTGGGAGCCACCTTGCTGATG gCAGGAAAAGTTCAGTTTGGATATGTGTACGGCATGAGTGCTATCGGCTGCATTGGGATTCACGCCTTACTGAACTTGATGAGCTCTTCTGAGGTGTCCTACGGTTGTGTGGCGAGTGTGCTTGGTTACTGCCTGCTCCCCATGGTCATCCTGTCCAGCTGTGCCGGCTTCTTTTCACTTCA GGGCACCACTGGGACCATGTCAGCCCTGGTCATCATTGGCTGGTGTAGCCTCTCTGCGTCTAAAATCTTCATTTCAGCCTTGGCTATGGAAGGACAACAGCTTCTCGTAGCCTACCCTTGTGCCTTACTTTATGGACTTTTTGCACTCCTAACTGTTTTCTGA